tctcttgcgCGCTCTCTCTTGCGCTCTCTCTCCcgatccccatctcgtctctctctagctctctcagcattcccggaaccaATGACGttttgtggtagacaaaaatgctggagaaactcagcgggcgaggcagcatctatggagtgaaggaaataggcaacgtttcgggtcaaaacctttcttcagacccggtccgaaacgttggctatttccttcgctccatagatgctgcctcgcccgctgagtttctccagcatttttgtctaccttcgattttccagcacctgcagttcctacttagactttttgcggtgacggctgcatctgcggttcctttctgttgggggggggggggggggggggggggggggggggggggggagaagagtcctggcccgtgggggctcctgataagtgatgtgttccctccgcggatgctgccttacccgctgagttcctccagcaatctgtgttttttgtttggctctgaagttgaaggtggacgcccctgtgtctaccttcaactccctgactgtgatggctcagcgggacgggcaggggctctggggagagggttgcgtttctcgtcgagacccttctaccgacaatcacaagtacccacgagagttcagttcagtctgaagaagggtcttctctccagagttgctgcgctgcctgtcctgctgagctactccagcttttgtctatcttcaatttcagagttagataaaATTTCTCATGAGGGGCTTATtggtctacccccccccccccccccccccccccgtcagccTCCCGGACCTTAGCGAAACCCTAGTTCCTAAAagccatttccatcactggtctgagggaaggggagaagggagtgagggagagaagggtggaaggagagaagggagtgagagaagtagagaaagaagggatggagggaagggagaaagggagggaagaagCAGGGAAAAGAGCGAGAGgacagagagaaagaagggaggaaggaaaggagaaaggaaaagagagagaggaaggagggatggaaggacagaaaggagggaagaagggaagggagggatagaaGAGGAGGAGCGAAGGgaaggagagggccggcggcaaGAGCGGGGACCGGGCGGACggatgtgagctgaggccgaggtttgtaaatgttgctccaacccccggcccgccctgtattgttcaccgcatctccccggggagagagagcccccccccccctctctcgggGGGAGCCGGggttgtgtgcgtgaagcacggcgactggagggacgGGAGCGCTACCCTGGGACCGCGAGAGAACGACCCGCCTCCTCcgctcccccttctccactcccccttctccattcccactcacacccccttccccgtctacccctttctttcccctccaGCTCTCTACTCTCTATTTCCGTACtatttttcgatagctgccatgacccgtttgatgtcatccttctccCGGCCTTGGCCTGCACCAATCTGCcgaacatgctgtgtgtgtgtgtgtgtgtgtttggaggagtttgaggggagaagcgccggcaccaagagagaGCGAACGtgtggacagacggacgaaagcaacgatcatagagcggaataggtgacatttcgggcggagacccttcttcagactgacagtcaagggaaaggcaAACGGGAGATATCGGCATATCTTCCACTAATTTGTCCttggtaccgtctatatctcttgtaccTCTCTCCCGTGACTCAGTCTGCAGTAGGGTGTtgtcccgaaatgtcatctattccgctCTATCAACATTGCTTTTGTCCGTCTGTCCGCTCGTTCactcgcccttggattaagtagcgcaggataaagctgcaaattcatgcacaggatggaaactggaaactgaaaactaGGGGAGCGCTGTCCAcctgcgtaccccccccccccccccccatttccataaCTGCCTCACACACaactaacacatacacacacacacacaactaagtgaggatggggtagaagcccaaagggtaggatggggctgaagcccaaaattgaatacctggactggtttttcgccaatagttattggtttccAGGATCTaattcattattttgtttttcatttcacagtcactaaaacaagtggtattgtaactatgtacttttcaaaggtgatctacacattctgtttgttacttgtaggtacatttgtgcaattttatattaaaatgtagcttagatctgtttggtccattaattcgcaggcactttttaagcacattttgattactttccattctaccatagagatataaagtctataatagactttgtttgtatttctatgattctgcagaccttggctgggaacctggggctcaccaaaattgttcccaattgggccccgcacctcctaagaccggccctggtgaaaggcttggatagagtggatgtggagaggatgtttccactagtgggagagtctagggctagaagTCAGTCTCAGAATtacaggacattcctttaggaaggcgatggggaggaatttctttagtcagagggcggtgaatctgtggaattctttgccacagaaggctgtggaggccaaatcagtggatatatttaaggcagagatagatagattcttgattagtacgggtgtcaggggttatggggagaaggcaggagaaggggttagcagggagagatagatcagtcatgattgaatggtggagacttgatgggccaaatggcctaattctactcctactccttatgaccttaagtcaAGAAGAAAGGGTTAACCTGGTACCTGGTATAAAACCGCTGTAACCAGCACTGAGTGCAGAATCACTTCTGTAGATGATcctgctgtgctgttctgttggCTTTGGGTCCATTTGGTTTTGGTCTTGGCTTTGGAACATCTCCATCCTGTTCATGGGACATGGATCAAACGTTGGGCCAAAACATACCaggggcaagaaattgcagctggTGGGTGGTTTAATTCCTTCCGAAGCCTGTGggaaaagaggaagagagaggtgtCATTTTGTTCCGAGGTCTGGGAGGCGGGCTCAGCCATCGAGCGCCGCGCAATCCCGGTGGAAGCTTACCACAGGGGGCGGCGGCCTCATTGTTCTCCAAGATGCAATCATGTCGCTCCTCTTACACTGCATCCTTTCAAGTCTTTTCAGCTCTTCAATTGTCTGAATGGCAGAGGTGGCTTCGGGGTTGTTGTCGTAGACGTAATTCTTCAGGGCAAAATAGTATTTACCGTCCCTGGGGTAGAAGTAACCTGGGGTTTAAAAGCATCACGGTTATCATCTTTTAGACAATGGGAGAAAAAGTGTGCTTTGATCAAACAACTTTTAATAAAAAGGAAGACacagtattgtgggcagttttgtgtgcagaggtcctactgcagttgtacagggccctggtgagacagcatctgcagtattgtgtgcagttttgatctcttaATTTGAGCCaggacattctcgctattgagggagtgcagcctaggttcaccaggttaattcccgggatggcgggactgtcatatgatgaaagaatgggtcgactgggcttgtattcactggagtttagaaggagagacgaaatcttatagaaacatatcaaattcttatgtgatttgacaggctagatgcaggaaaaaatgttccccctgatgggggagtccagaaccaggggtgacagtttaagaataaggggtaagccatttaggactgaggtgaggaaaaacattttcacccagagagttgtgaatctgcggaattctctgccactggaggtgttggaggccaattcactggatgttttcaagagagttagatttagctgttagggcaaacggaatcaagggatatgggggacaagcaggaatggggtactgattttggataatcagccattatcatattgaatggcaatgctggctcgaagggccgtatggcctaagcctgcacctatttcctatgtttctacgtAAGAAACCACAGTTgtcggaatcttgagcaaaagtctGGTTTTATCCCAGATTTACAACATATGCTGGATTTATTTTCtgctttggagacacaagaggctgcagatgctgatatcttgagcaaaaaaccaaagtgctggtggaactcagcaggtcgggcagcatctgtggaaggaatgtccTGTCTGACATTTGTGCCACAGCAGGAGaatcagttggaagaagggtctcgatccaaaatctatccatgttctctagaggtgttgcctgactttAAACTTTTTTACATTTTAGAGGTGTAGCTCAAAAACATGCCCTACGGCTCACTGaccccatgccaaccagcgatcaccccgtacactgacctacacacacactagcgacaattttacaacttatcacagccaattaaccgacaaacatgtaggtatgtggagtgtgggagaaaaccagagcacctggacaaaacccaGGCGATCACGTACCAGGGAAAAGGTGCAAACTCtgagcagacagcacccataatcagggtcGAACCCTgtgctctggtgctgttaggcagcaactctactgctgtgtcctgacttgctgagttactccagcactttgtggccttttgtgTAATAACCAACATCTGTGGATCTTTGTTTATGTTCATGGGAGATGATCTTATTTATGTTTACGGGAGTTTACTCTGCTAAACTTGACTGTTGTCTTCCCCATCACACTGCAGTGACTACTCCTcaaatacaaacagaaaatagTGGAGAGTCTCAGCATAGAGCATGTCAGGTAGCTTGTGCAGAAAAAAAAAACGAATATAGAATTCACCAGTCAAATATGAAACTGTTAACtgttgatacaaggaactgcagatgctggtttacagaattcACCAGGGCcaccttcagacttcagacacCATTTTGTTAAGTATATTAAACTTTAGTATTCACCAACCGCCTCATCTGAaggcgtgggaaggaactgtagatgcttgcttacactgaagatagatacaaaatgctggagtaactcaggcagacagacagcatctctggagagaaggaatgggtgacgtcagtctgaagaaggtctcgacccaagacgttacccattccttctatccagagatgctgcctgtcctgttgagttactccagcactttgtgtctatcctccaaactccatacagacagcacccgtagtcgggttcgaaacCGGTTCTCCGGCGCAGCATTCgccgtaagacagcaactctaccgctgtgcaaccaTGACCGCACAATAGTGGCAcaatggtggcacagtgacacagctggtagagctgctgcctcccaacaccagagacccaggatcggtcttgacctcggttgctgtctgtatgaagtttgcacgttctccctgtgaccgcatgggtttcctctgattgctcaagtttcctcccatttggcaaagatgtgcgggtttataggttaattggccctttgtaaattaccctgagtgtgtagggagtgactgagaaagtgggataacatagaacgagttgaatggatgattgatggtcggcatggactcggtgagccaaagggcctgtttccatgctgtacctctaaactaatggCGTCTTATTTATTTTACCATAAGGCCATAAGATATAGGAATAGATTAGGccatccatcaagtctactctgccattcaatcatggctgatctatctttccctctcaaccccattcccctgccttctcccaataactctCGACATGCTTACAGTACtaatggatgtatggaacgagctgccagttgaggtagatgaggcagggactatcccagcatttaagaaacagttaagggcctgaagaagggtttcggcccgaaacgttgcctatttccttcgctccatagatgctgccacacccgttgagtttctccagcacttttgtctaccttcgatttcccagcatctgcagttccttcttaaacaagggcctgtcccactttggcgactctTTAGACGACTGCCAGGAATTAGTTtgaatggaattcacctatgatacctggcgacaacctacgacagcacctacgtcaacctacgacagcaaaacttgtcgccactgtcaccgaaatttttttaacatgttcgaAATTTTACGGTAGTTGTctgtagtcgcctaagtgggacaggcccataaacaggtacatggataggacaggtttggaaggatatggaccaaatgctggcaggtgggaccagtgtagctgggacacgttggccggtgtgggcaagttgtatccatgctgtatcactctattactctaattaagaatctattccATCTATACTGTAAATTTACAATGTGCGGTACTGACTATTCCTTGCTCCTGAGAAAAACCATAACAAAACAAGTCTCAGTGAAAGGTAAAGACAGAAAGTGTCACCGTTTTTAATGTTTGTCTTCTGCACCTGTCCTGCGTACGTGGAAATCTCTGGATGGCCGTAGGTCCTGTTCAACAGGTGTCTCGGGACCTGGGGATTGTACAGTGCTTTTGACTGGGTCAGAGTTAGACGCGGTGACTTGGGTTGCCCGGGTTCATACGACAGCAGCCCGAGGGTGGCATTGCCATACGTCTCGCCCAGACGGCTCTGCAGCTTTGGGACGAATCCTCCATATctgcaacaaaaaaataaaaaaggagttTTAGACAGCAGTTCTTACtctggaagatagacacatatagctggagtaactcaatgggtcagacagcatcactggagagaaggaataggtgagaatggggttaggaaggacagatagatcagccacgattgaatggcggagtggacttgatgggccgaatggcctaattctgcttctataacttatgaccttatgaccatatgaatATGAAGAGACAACACAGTGGAACCAAGTTATGGGACTCGAGTTCTTACTTTGGAGATACATTTCAGCTGTTTTTGGACCACAGCCAAGGCATTTCCAGAGTAGAAAAGGCCCCTATGCATGCAACTCACCTTTTTCTGTTGTGTGCAGTGCGTGCAaacactacagagagtggtgaaggcggcacagcacatcactgacAACtatctcccggccattcaggacattttccacaggcggtgcctgcggaaggcccacagcatcatcaaggaccacagccacacAGCcccccagcacgcagactgttctccttgttaccgtcagtcAGACGATAT
The DNA window shown above is from Amblyraja radiata isolate CabotCenter1 chromosome 3, sAmbRad1.1.pri, whole genome shotgun sequence and carries:
- the LOC116970705 gene encoding protein FAM166B-like, translated to MPFPLPLKRENVFSSYDHNFLPGYGGFVPKLQSRLGETYGNATLGLLSYEPGQPKSPRLTLTQSKALYNPQVPRHLLNRTYGHPEISTYAGQVQKTNIKNGYFYPRDGKYYFALKNYVYDNNPEATSAIQTIEELKRLERMQCKRSDMIASWRTMRPPPPVASEGIKPPTSCNFLPLVCFGPTFDPCPMNRMEMFQSQDQNQMDPKPTEQHSRIIYRSDSALSAGYSGFIPGQQYKVGKNWSRSTFNALGVGKKITAESPCPTF